AGGACGGGCAGGTCGACGTCGAGGCTGTGGAACAGGTCGACCCCGCGGACGGGCATCTTGGCGTACAGCATCCGCCGCACCCCGTCGGCGACCGGTCGTACCGACGGGGTCACGCGAGGGGGCAGTTCACCCACGGCATCGCACTGCACCGTCGCGCGCAGCGCAGCCGAGGGGAACAACGGGTCGAGCGCGGTCAGCAGCTCGCGGACGTAGGTCTGGACTCCACTGCCGGACGGACGGAGTGCGAGGGCGCCGAATCCGATGCGGTGAGCGAGCTTCGGTGAGGTGACCAGTGTTGCGTCAGTGCGCATCCGACAGTTCCTAACAGTAGCCAGAAATAGACGTCGAGAGGGAAGATCTCGAGATAGGTCGCCACGGTGGAGGCGACCGCCGCCGCGACGATCGTGCCGCTCACCCCGAGTGCGAGTGCGGCGTCCTGCCCGCTCAGCACCCGGGATGCACGCAGCGTCGAGACCGCGGCGCACACGAGTACGAGGACGAACAGCCACACGCCGATCGGGCCGAGTTCCACGGCGAGCTTCATGTAGTAGTTGTCGGGCTGATAGGGCATGAACCCGAACTGCACGGCCGCCGTGTACGACAGTTCCGACAGCATCGGGTTGCTCTGGGCCACCGTGTCGGCGGCAGCCGAGCCGGTCGCGCCGAGACCCTGCCCGAAGGGGTGCACCCACAGCGACGACAGGGTCTGCGACCAGCCGTCCCCGCGCTCACCGAGGCTCGACGAGGAGAACAGTGGAGCGAGAATCGAACTCGGCACGGCGAAGAGGACGAGCGGTGCGAGCGCCGCGGTGGCGCCGAAACCGAGGAGCAGGGTGCGGTAGCGGTGGACCGCCAGCCACAACAATGCGACGGCGAGACCGATGTAGCTGGCGCGCA
This window of the Rhodococcus pyridinivorans genome carries:
- a CDS encoding O-antigen ligase family protein; this encodes MTPVLILAVPVVLVLGVLLWRRPQRGLLAIAALTPFHGLLAIVPGGESLSPWKEGLLLLTLAATFVSPHRRRLPAPSYPWWPAVVAWVAIGVLSALLVSGLAGIIAIKITYFYLVIPVILWRAPFDARDRDHLVTILMGTTAVTAVVGLAQQVIGGERLAELGYRWDEHLRISGGILRSFSTFTTPFAFGLFVMIGLIVGCSVSFADPHRLRNRLFLCATPIMVLGMGVTIVRASYIGLAVALLWLAVHRYRTLLLGFGATAALAPLVLFAVPSSILAPLFSSSSLGERGDGWSQTLSSLWVHPFGQGLGATGSAAADTVAQSNPMLSELSYTAAVQFGFMPYQPDNYYMKLAVELGPIGVWLFVLVLVCAAVSTLRASRVLSGQDAALALGVSGTIVAAAVASTVATYLEIFPLDVYFWLLLGTVGCALTQHWSPHRSSLTASDSAPSHSVRPAVESRPTSASC